Within Macaca nemestrina isolate mMacNem1 chromosome X, mMacNem.hap1, whole genome shotgun sequence, the genomic segment CAAACTACATTTATAATCTTTGTGAAAGTTTTCAaatctcattcattttcatgATTCCAATTCCACTTGAGATTCTAGGAGAAAATCTGTGAATGCTTACTACATACTGAAGATTAGAAAAAATCTAGAAAGTTTACTAAACTGCAATTAGGATTTGGACCCAATGCAAATGTGCACACCATAAAATTTCCTATACATTCTATAGATGTAGGaagtttattaattatattattttgtaaatatatatattatgtatttaatttgatttaatcaCATTCCATAGGTTGAATTTGGGGGTTGCTTTTAAAGTGTTGAGAGtttagtgtttatttttgtaatcCAACAACTTTAtccaaaaatgcagaaaatttttCTGGCTGGCCAGGAGGATAACATTTCAGTGTTGATAAGTCCATTGACTGTAACAGCCCAGGAAGCGTgctaaaacaaaagaagaaaaatattaggcAACATGGGAGAAAATTCCATACTTTATCTGCTGCCCACTGATGACTGAATCTAACTTCCAAGAATATAGTGGTACTTCTAAGAATTGCACATGcgaatttgtatatattttaatattataagtaTACATACTAGGATTATTAAAGCAATACAAAGAGTACTATAAAATGTCAATATAAATTCAGCAGATACCTTATCTCCTATGTCAACTATTTcagaaatgatatttaaaaattgaaaccaaaaaTAATAGCTGCTAGACAAGATAATAAGCTGGGGAAACTACTAGACCACGCATGAAGATTGTGAAATAATCTTTGCCAGTAATTTACTATCATGACTTCATATATAATTAAACAATATACCACACCACCATGTATGCTAGAAATAAGCTTTTAAACATAGAACTATTActtcagaaatttatttaaacCAATCGCTTAAATTAGAACATACATATCACCCCCCAGCCTAGGTTTggggaaaataaatgatttaccgaaaatgaaaatataaccaattactggctggacgcggtggctcatgcctgtaatcccagcactttgggaggccgaggcaggcagatcacctaaggtcaggagtttgagatcagcctgaccaacagagaaaccccatctctactaaaaatacaaaattagtgcgggcatggtggcgcatgcctgtaatcctggctactcaggagaatcgcttgaaggcgggaggtggaggttgcggcgagccgagattgcaccatcgcactccagcctgggcaataagaacgaaattcaaaaaaaaaaaaggaaaagaaaagaaaatataaccaaTTATTGACTTACTGCTTACTACTTTTATGTGACTTTCTTgaaattaatatagaaaaaaagccatttaaaactgtaaaaaaaataaaagaaattggagACTTGTacagtttccttccttttcagcATGAGTAAAAAATCAGGATATGTTTATGAaatcaatgttttccttttaatgtgctAACATAAAATCAAAGCTGATTTAACATTTAGAATGAAAATACTAATTAAAAGTATCTGGAAAAAATTGACTTGCATAAATCAGTTAGGAAATTAAGTTTATTCCTCTTTAATCTAGCTTCTCTCCTGACTCACTAAATAGTTCAAGACTGGCTTCTATATTACACAGCTACCCTGACATTCCCTCTTCTCCAACATTATAGTGATAATGACACCAACAATTTTACTCCTGAAATAATCAATGAATCTTCCTCCTCTCAATAAGAACAGGagtctttgtctgttttgttcactgatgtataccaagtgcctagaacaatgcctggcacatagaaggtactcaataaatatttaatgaatgaataagtatttactgagtgcctaagAGACAGAAGCagtaaaactaaaagaaaagctTATGCTCTAGCCAGTTTCTTctcaggttttttattttaaaattaatttcattttactataacgtaaataaacatatatatacacatatatagtaatTCTATGAGGCATTTACTTCTTGAAACATCAAACTAGGATAGGTTTTAAAGTCAAACAATTGGGAATTACTGACCTGGCCCTTTGGCAAGCTTCTAGTGTCTCAAAGAAGAactaatagaaaacaaacaagcaatttTCTTCATCCTTCTATTACGATGATCAGTTCCTGTTGAATTCTAATATACTTGTAGAAAATAATACTCCTTACCATAATTTCTCTGCTTAAAATACTTCAATGGCTTCTCAATAAACATCAATAAAATCAGAACTCTTACATAAGCTACCCCTACCCAGCTTCATCTTCTATTATATTGCTATATTGCTCACTATGCTCTGGCAACACTAATCTTCCCTCTGTTCCTCAAGCACACCAAGCTCCAAGTTCATTCCTGACTTAggcttttgcacttgctgttccttctgcctctaAATCTTCATATGATTGGCTCTTCCCTGTATTTCGAGTCTAAGATCAAAATGTTAGGTACTCTGCCAAGCCTTCTCTGACAATTCTAATCAGTCTTCACCCCAGTTACCCCATCACCCTGTCTTACTTTATTCATAGTACATTTCACCATGTGAAATACCTTGATCATTTATTTGTGAACTTGTTTACTATCAATTTTCCACGACCAGAATGTAAGCACCATGAGAACAGGGACTTTATCTCATGTTTACTACTGTATCCACAGCACCTAAAACAGTGTCTTTTATATATTCGGTGTAACTGATTAAATGAAAGAGTAAACATAATTTACGGATTCTAGTGGATTTACTATAAGCAAAACTTTTAACTAAAATAAGCAAATGTCTTCCTTGAATAATGAAAATCTAAATAATGAACTCAAAATTTAGAACTCCAAAATTAGTGTCTCAGAGACATGCGcgtctaaacacacacacacactctctctcagaTATTCACATATGCAAAGAAACAGCCACAGATACACATAGAAATACAACACAGAGATTGC encodes:
- the LOC105490480 gene encoding UDP-N-acetylglucosamine transferase subunit ALG13 isoform X10, producing MNNHQLELAKQLHKEGHLFYCTCSTLPGLLQSMDLSTLKCYPPGQPEKFSAFLDKVVGLQK